Proteins from a single region of Juglans microcarpa x Juglans regia isolate MS1-56 chromosome 5S, Jm3101_v1.0, whole genome shotgun sequence:
- the LOC121268051 gene encoding transcription factor bHLH30-like has protein sequence MASYSYNSNSSYGYKPNSSLQSDHFERLFDPFPHGVEGFDGVLLGGSALSHSLVLDSEKGELVKAPVRVGKKGLSEPKALAALKSHSEAERRRRERINAHLTTLHGLMPFTERMDKATLLAEVISQVKELKKNAVEASEGFLIPMDADEVRVEPFDDGAEDGIMSYRASLCCDYRPQFFSNLRQAIDPLQLEMRKSEVSTLGCRVKNEFVYVCCKGDNINMTECQVIADNVYQALSSVMDKASVVPEYSPSTTLPTKRRKASFFDTSSSSS, from the exons ATGGCTTCCTACTCTTATAACTCCAATTCTTCATATGGTTATAAACCAAATTCTTCACTACAGTCCGATCATTTTGAGAGGCTGTTTGACCCTTTTCCTCACGGTGTAGAAGGTTTTGATGGGGTTCTGCTTGGCGGTTCGGCGCTATCTCACTCGTTAGTTTTGGATAGCGAGAAGGGAGAGCTTGTGAAAGCTCCGGTAAGGGTTGGAAAGAAAGGGTTGTCGGAGCCGAAGGCTTTGGCAGCTTTGAAGAGTCACAGTGAGGCAGAGAGGAGGAGAAGGGAGAGAATCAACGCTCATCTCACCACTCTTCATGGCCTGATGCCCTTCACTGAAAgg ATGGACAAAGCCACGTTGCTTGCTGAAGTAATAAGCCAAGTGAAAGAATTGAAGAAGAATGCAGTTGAAGCAAGCGAAGGTTTTCTCATTCCCATGGATGCTGATGAGGTGAGAGTCGAGCCTTTTGATGATGGAGCAGAAGATGGAATAATGTCTTACAGGGCATCTCTCTGCTGTGATTACCGACCGCAGTTTTTCTCTAATCTAAGACAGGCCATTGATCCCCTTCAGCTTGAGATGAGGAAGTCGGAAGTTTCAACCTTGGGTTGCCGGGTGAAGAACGAGTTCGTTTACGTTTGCTGCAAAGGTGACAATATTAACATGACAGAATGCCAAGTTATTGCAGATAATGTCTACCAAGCCCTCAGTTCTGTAATGGATAAAGCTTCTGTCGTACCAGAATACTCCCCAAGTACAACACTCCCAACTAAAAGGCGAAAGGCCTCTTTCTTTGACACATCATCTAGTTCATCCTGA